The Thermotoga sp. genome contains a region encoding:
- a CDS encoding nucleotidyltransferase domain-containing protein, whose translation MKELEEKVANRFKLLLSKRISLHRIIVFGSRARGYADPDSDMSIGDVRSERS comes from the coding sequence ACTTGAGGAAAAAGTTGCAAACAGGTTCAAACTTCTGCTGTCAAAACGTATATCGCTGCACAGGATAATAGTATTCGGCTCTCGCGCACGAGGATACGCCGATCCCGATTCCGATATGTCGATAGGGGACGTTCGTTCCGAGCGTTCTTGA